The DNA window GGCTGAAAGTAATGGAAACCACTGCTGCTGATTACCTcccaatcccctccccccccccccccccaaggtctGCTGCTGGACTGTGTGCTCCACTCttaccccagtgagacagacctttcctgccaatcttccaagttgtcttgggctggaaaattgtttcacctcatccttttgttggttcAGTCATGCCAGAATTTGtcttgaggcattattttagttgttttgagggaaatttgggagaacctAGGCAAtacttttctccattattttcatCCCATTCATTTCTTAACCCCAAGGattctggtttctgacctcaatTGAAAGTGTTCTTCCTTAATCTCTCTCTAGCATTTGAAACTGTTGACCATTGTCTTTTCCTGGAGTTTTTGGAATTCttctcttttacttttccttttgtctGACTATTCTTTTGTCTCTTACTAGATCATCACCCATGTACTGAACCCCAACTATAGGTGTCCTCACCCACCCATATGTCCTGGGCCCAAGAGGACATATGGACTTAATTTCTGTGGACTTAATTCTCATTTTCTTACAGTAGACTCTTTGTTTAGGTGTCCTCTGTAACCTTAGCCCTCTTCTAAACTATAATTCCACATCACTTATTGCCAGCCATCATCACTTTATTGGACAACGTTAGCCTTTTATCATAATCTTAGATTCAGTGTTATATGGAATGAACTAAGATCACTAAGATTCTTTTCAGCTCTCAAATTTTCTGATTCTGTGTTcagaacagaactcattctctttttctctttccttcctaattCATTACTCTTTCATGGTCTAATCATCAGCCCTTCCTTTTCTATCATCCCCTCCATCATTCCATCTATTCAGTTGACAGATATTGTTGTTTCTGCCTCTAACAAGTTTCACCATCCCTTCTTACATGAGAACCCTGATTCAGGTTCTCATCACTTCTCTTATGGCCTCCCAGTAGAACTCTGAGCTTTCAGGGTCACCCTTTCTCCAGTCTATCCATACATATGCCAAATCTGTTTCTGAAATATACAGGTCTATGTTATTCCCCTTTTCGAAATCTCTAGTGGCTGTCAGTTTCCTTCAGGATAAAATACTCCTCAGCTTGGCAGTCATTACCTATTACTCTCCTTCATGTACTTTTATGTACCAGTTAAACCTACCTACTCCTTGTTCCCCCAACTAGATAATCATATCATCATGTCTTTGCACAAAAACTATTCCCTTGTCTGGAATatattcccttctcacctctgcctcttggaattcttcacttctttcaaggctcaatgTATATGCATCTCCAAGGAAAGCTTTATATGATTTCCCTTAGTAGTTTGTACTATTTTCCTCCTTGAATTTTTGTAGAACGTGAGCTTGAGGGAAGTGACTTTTTTGTTTCTGTGTCCatatcacctagcacagtgccttgtccataataggtgcttaatttgCTTGTTGTATTGGAAAGTCAAAAGCTAGGACTAGGAAGTTTGGGTTGTAACCTTTGAACTTTTGTCTGCAGCTGTGATTAAGATGGAAGGAGGCACAGAACATGACCTGCGGATTCTGGaccaggaagaagaagaagagcagtcagggaaacctggagaACCTGGCAAGAAAGAAGATGGACGGGGAGGCTTAGGACTTGCTGATGGGGAACGAAAAACTGATAAGGATGACAAAGAAGACAACAAACAGGTTGGGAATGTTGGGGGCCCCTAGGATGTGGGAAGGGTAGAAGTGGTATGGATAGAAATTCTGACCCACCTTTAAGGAGAAAGGTGCCTCCAGTGTGGGTTGTTTGGGAGATACAACACCTTCATGTTTTTTCTCTGCTTGTAGACTGAGAATGATAGTATGTCTGATGATAAAGCCAAAAAGCCTGATGGTGACGGGgagaaagatgagaagaaagaagagccTGAGAAAGAAGCTAAGAAGGTGGAGGGCTTGTAGGGCAGGAATTGAGCCTTGGGGACAGGGGTTGGTTCCTGATTTCCTGCTCATCCTTTGACTTTTGCAACCCCACCTCCCATTCCTTACAGAGCAGTAAGAAGCGGAACCGGAAACACAGTGGGGATGACAGCTTTGATGAAGGCAGTgtgtctgagtctgaatctgAGTCAGAGAGTGTCCAGGctgaggaggagaaagatgagaCTGGTGGGTTTAACTTCCTGTTGatgatctatttttctttttttatgagggGGTGGTTAGGTGGATACaattgggagggaggaagaggtatGAGATCAGTTGttaaccaccaccaccccaccccaccccaactcaCACAGAAGACGCTGCCAAGGAAAAGGAGAAGCCTAAAGAGGAAGATAGAGAAAAGCCTAAAGAGAAGACCAAGGAAACACTTGGACTGGAATTCAAACCCCGACCTCTACACAAGACTTGCTCCCTCTTCATGCGCAACATTGCACCCAATATCCCTCGAGCTGAGATTATCTCTGTGAGTGAGATAGGGCTATCTTATTTTTTAGGGAAGGTGTTTGTGAAGGGATTGCAGTTTGTGATGATATAGATATCTCAGGGTTATCTTTTACAAAACTTTCTTATAAATGGATCATGGCCTCATTATAGAGGACCAATTAACATTGTCTTCCTTTGGTTCCCCCTAACTGAGAAGGAAACGAGATAAGGGGCAATAACCCTTAGTTGCTGGGGacttggaagaaaagaaatgtgaattctAAATatacctctttctttttctcctcccagcTGTGTAAGAAATACCCAGGCTTCATGCGCGTGGCTTTGTCAGAACCCCAGCCTGAGAGGAGGTGAGCTGTGAAGGACAGGATATTTGGATACTATGAGGGGAATGGACTAGGCAGAGTTTGATTGATTTAGATTAATCTGAATTTTCACTACCAACCACTGCCTTTGCCTAGATTTTTCCGTCGAGGTTGGGTGACTTTTGATCGAAGTGTTAACATCAAGGAAATCTGCTGGAACCTGCAGAATATCAGGGTGAGTGCCATAGATGGAATAAATTATATCAGGTTATATATATGAGACTGGGCAAGATCTGTTGAGCCTGTGTGGTTATCTCAGGCTTCCATTTGATAAGCTTTACCAGTTATTTCCCTAAAGGATTTCATAGTCCCCAGTAGTATGAGCATGGTAGTTGTAGTTAAACATAAGAACATGGGCCATGTTCGGGGTATCCTGGATTCTTTTCTGCTCCTTTTTCAATTACCTGTTCTTCTTTAGCTTCGGGAGTGTGAGCTGAGCCCTGGTGTGAATCGAGACTTAACTCGACGGGTTCGTAATGTCAATGGCATCACTCAACACAAACAGATTGTGCGGAATGACATCAAGCTGGCTGCCAAGCTGATTCACACCCTGGATGATAGGACCCAACTTTGGGGGGCTGAGTCTGGGACCCCTCCCTTGCCCACGGTCAGTGATTACATCTGGGTtgtaacttcttttcttttttgctattaTGAGACTCTTCTGCTATCATTATTGGCcgctttcccttccctccccactgtgGGGCCAGAGCCTATTATAGGCTGGACAAAAGTTAAAACATTACCAATCAAAGACCACTATTCTGTGATTCGTACACACAATTTAATTAAGAATCTCACCTCAcctttcaaattctgccttcctGAATAGGAAGGTTCTGAGCTGTCAGAGCCAGATGTGGTAAGCAGCCCAATTCAACCAACCTGGGGTGGTGCCCTTATTCCTTTCTTATAACCCACTTTctcctctcacccccccccccccccaattcagaGCCTGCCCTCTCAGAACCCAATCCTGAAGAATATCACTGATTACCTGATTGAGGAAGTGAGTGCTGAAGAGGAAGAGTTGCTGGGGAACAGTGGAGGGGGACCCCCTGAGGAGCCTCCAAAAGAGGGGAATCCAGCTGAAATTAATGTGGAACGAGATGAGAAGCTGCTCAAGGTGAGGAGGAGTTAGTTACCTATATGTGTATAAGGGAGAAGGGTATTAATAGAGGGCAAGGTAGCATGAATAAAGGATATCATTATCACATATTTTGCAGGTTCTCGACAAACTCCTTCTGTACTTACGCATTGTGCACTCTTTGGACTATTACAACACCTGTGAATATCCCAATGAGGATGAAATGCCCAACAGATGTGGCATCATTCATGTTCGAGGACCTGTACCCCCAAATCGTATCAGCCATGGAGAAGGCAAGACATCCAGTATCTGCCCTTGTTCCTCCTTTCTCTACTTCCCCATTTTGTCTTCAGTAGTATTTATTTTTCACTAACCTCATCTGTGttttttcttatctcctttccTCCAATTCTGTATTTCACTCTAGTTTTCTCTTTACTACAGTAGTAGAATGGCAGAAGACATTTGAGGAGAAGCTGACACCCTTGTTGAGTGTTCGGGAATCTTTGTCAGAGGATGAAGCCCAGAAGATGGGGCGCAAAGATCCTGAGCAAGAGGTGGAAAAATTTGTCACTTCCAACACCCAGGAGCTCGGCAAAGACAAGTGGCTATGCCCCCTCAGTGGCAAGAAATTCAAGGTTAGGAATGATGGAGGCTGAGGTGAAGGGATCCGGGTGTCTTAGGGTATTTTGAAAGGGGGACGAAATTGTAGCATAATAGAGACCTGGAACAACAGAAataattagactacctgaaagccatgatcagaaagagtctGGACCacatcttttaagaaattttcaaggaaaactgcccatgtattctagaaccagagaataaaatagtcattgaaagagtctaccaatcacttccttaaagagatcccaaaatgaaaactccaaggaacaaaGGGGGAAGTAGATCTGTTTTTGCCCTTCCTAGATGATTCAGTGGATGGAGCCgtgggcttggtgtcaggaagacccgagttcaaatgtggccttggtCACTTCCTAGGtctgtaatcctgggcaagtcacttaacctctgtttgccttaaagcaaaggaagtggcaaactccagtatctttgccagtaaAACCCCATGAAGGGTAGGAACCACAGGATCACAGAGACCGAACAATAAGAATTTGTCATGTCTTTGGACAGATGCTCAGGGGGCCacggattcttttcttttctgtaccAGGGCCCTGAGTTTGTACGGAAGCACATCTTCAACAAGCATGCAGAGAAAATTGAGGAAGTAAAGAAGGAGGTGGCCTTCTTCAACAATTTCCTCACTGATGCTAAGCGGCCTGCGCTGCCTGAGGTCAAGCCAGCTCAGCCACCAGGTCCTGCTCAAAGTAAGAAGTGCTTCATGGAGATTTGAATTAATATCACTCCTGTTATGCTTTAGAATGTagttatttgggggcagctaggtggtgcagtggataaagcaccagccctggagtcaggaggacctgaaatccagcttcagacacttggacacttactagctgtgtgaccttgggcaagtcacttaacccccattgccccatccccccaaaaaagatagaaTGTTATTTGTTACCTTTTCCCAGGCCTTCCAAGAATCTTAAGACCAAGGTATCCTGTATTCTAGGGCACTCATTCCCATGAATCCATCCTCCccttgtccccctcccccttacGCAGTAATTCATGTTCCGGTCCATGCTGTACTCCCCCCAGGCCTGACAGGACTCCCCTACCCACACCAGACACCCCAGGGTCTGATGCCTTATGGTCAGCCTCGGCCACCTATCCTTGGCTATGGAGGTGAGTGTAAAGGATGAGTGGGATCGTTTGGGGGAGCTGgagaaaatcaaagaaacaatagaTGTCCTTACTTAAACATGTTTCCTGCACAGCTGCAGCTGTCCGCCCTGCAGTCCCTACAGGAGGACCCCCATATGGTGGCCCCCATGCTCCATATGGTGCTGGCCGTGGCAACTATGACTCATTCCGGGGCCAAGGTGGTTATCCTGGGAAACCCCGAAACCGGTAAGATCTGAGATTTCCGGACTTAAGATACTCtcttcttcttacttcactttaaTAAGTTTAGCTTCACCTCTTGtctgttttttctcttgttttttcacAGGATGGTTCGTGGTGACCCAAGGGCAATTGTGGAGTATCGTGACCTGGATGCCCCTGAAGATGTTGATTTCTTCTGAACACAGTGTCCATTCCCCCAACTGCTGTATCCATAATTTCCTCCCCCTTTCaaatccaaaataatttttgtatgtTTAGCCCTACTGCCAATAAAGAGCTTTCCACATGATTGAGGCAACTGGGTTTGCAGAGTGGAATCCCAAAGTAGCATATCAGCCTGTGGCGGGTATGACCTACAGAAGGATCACAGGTGCTTAAgaccttttttatttattgactTTATCCTTCTGAAGTTGTGAGGAAGAATTGCATATAACAAGATGTCTAGTGTTTGTCATTAATTTTCACAGGTTCCAAATGTGTGTAGAACCATCCTTAAGAGTTGgttagagggggcggctaggtggtgcagtggatagagcaccggccctggattcaggagtacctgagttcaaatccagcctcagacacttgacactagctgtgtgaccctgggcaagtcacttaacccccattgcccctcaaaaaaaccaaaaacaacaaaaaaagacttggTTAGAGATAAAAGCTTTCTATTAGCCCCTCAGATCAGATTTTATCCGTTTTCCTGGAGTCCTAAATTCTGACACAGATTGTAgaaggatttggagtcaaaagctGTGTCTATTTCATGCCAGCTCACCCAACCAACCTGTACATTTGTGGTTTGTGTCTATGAAAAACCAGTTACTACATTTTGGCTTTTTTACCCAGGCAGACTTGTACCAACACTGCCTTGGCCCCAGCATTCACAATTCTCTGACCTTCCTCCTAACACACACTTTCCACTAAGTTCAAAGATagtatgtgtctctctctctctcacaggcTACTGGGCCTTCTGATGTAGGATCTACTTCGGGAACATGTTTATCAAGCCAGGAATGCTGTGTAGCAGTGGCCTAAACCCATAGCCACAAGCCCAACCCATCCCAAGAGTGGTTTAGGCAGGCTAAGTTGAGGCAGGTTGGCTCCCATGCACATCCAAAAGTAGGTCCTAGTGTCTTGTATGTAGAACAAAAAAATTGAGTTAGCACACTCCGGGTTTTGGAGGCTTTGGGCACAGATGAATGGGGAGGGGCAAAGCGGCACATTTTGAGATGCTGGACTTGATAGCCCATCTCTTCCTCGGGCTGCAGCTTGCAGCCCTTACCTGAGCTGGTCGGAAATTACCTTGGTCGCCCTGAAGCTTAACCAGACCCTTTTTTGCTCCGCCTCCTGCCGCTCCACGTTACTGGCTTGGGAAAAGAGGGAGTCTGAGGCCTCTAGAGGCCGGCCCCCTGCGTTCCCACCATACAGCAGCCCCACCTCTTCCACTTAGCACTTAGGTGCTGCCCGGGACCTACCCCTTGTAACGTCCttacttttaaacattttattcacAGCTGCTGCCGAACGTCCCAGGGGCAAAAGCTGCGCTCACCTAATTTCCCAAACCCAGGGGCTTTGCCCAGCCCCTACCCCTTTCCCCCCACCAGGCTCACACAAACTCTGTGACTAAGTTTATTGGCGGCCCAGAGGGGCGAAGGCACCGCGGGGGTTGGGGACTCGACCCCGGACATGCAGGGGGCGGAGAGAGCCCTGGAGGGTGGTGCCAGCCCCGCGGCTTTATCCGTGTTATATCCCAGCCCTGAAATAAATAGTATATACAGCTGTGGGGCCGGGGCCGGGGAGAGAGTGGGGAGGCCGGCTTCCTGGAAGTGAGGAAGGATCCAAGGGTCCTGATTCTCTTCACAGGTCAGAGCAGCGCTCCTGTTTGCTGTAATGGTCGAACTGGTTCTTCCAGTGCACCATGTAGGAGCTCCAGCGGTGGAACTCCGCCTTCCACTGGCGTTCCGCCTCATCCAGGCTATCTGCGAGGGCGGCCGGTGGCCGTGGTGGAGGGATTCCGAAGCACATGGATGTAGGGGAAGGCATTGGAGGGGAGTGGGGCGGAGAGAAAAACAGGAGAGTGAGGATGAAAGCGGAGAAATGCAACAGAAGAAGCGAATGGGCAGGACGGTGATGAAGGCGACacgagggaggagagaagagaagagacagtTGAGAAAGAACAGTCCCCCTTTAGGGCGCCGTGGTGTTGTGGAAACGCCCAGGAGACCCTCAGCTTCCCCTCTAGATTCATGCGAAGGATGAGAaggattattctttttaaaagacaaattgcCTTTTCCACATAAACAACCAGCTGGGGGAGGGGCGTGTCCCTGAAGTGTCCAATCTGGGGCTCTCCCTCTGCCGACAGCTGTCGCGGGGCGGAGTGGGAGGGGCGCTGTGACCTGGAGCTCCCTGACACCGGGACGCCTCCCTGTGGCCGCTCCGGAGAGTCGCCGTGACCCGGGCCCGGGGAAGGGGTGATGGGTGTGTTATCGGAGCAACAAGAGGAGGAGCGGGAGGAGGACATAGCGGCCAAGCCTGCGCCCTGGGGCAGCCCCACCTCCGGCCGGGCTGGGGCTGTAGCACTGGGCATCCCCGactagggaggggaaggggaagaagagagtggGTTACACCCTGATGAGGTGAGATATAGGGCGACAAGACCGCCTTTCTGAGGCTCTGCACCCTTACCAGCACCCACCATCCCCTGAGGGTCCTGCAGATAGATACCCATTCGTCCCACTCAAGCTGCTGCCCAGCCTGCCTCCAGCCTCCTGCCCTTCGCTCTGGTGCCCAGCCTCCTTTCCTAGCCATCCGCTTACCGGTAGCACTGAGCAACTTCGGCAGGAATCGGTTCCAGAAGGCGCAGGCCTGAGCGCGTAGCCCTCGCCGTACTTCTAGCGGCCGCAGATTGAGGCTTACATACTGCTGAGCCCCCGCGGTGTAGGGAGGCCAGCGCGGGGCTTCACGCTCCCGGGGCTCGTTGGGATCGCTAGGGGAAGGGCGGGGGCAGGATCAGAGCCAGGTCGGCCAGGAGCTgtgcctcctcccttcccttccgtACTTTGACCCTAGCTCTTCTCATagcttggcacatattaggctcctaatgcttattgactgactgctgccttttccccttaccccctGCCCCAATCAAAGAGATGCTTCGGATCTGCAATCAGGATATGTgtacaaatcccacctctgccactttTTATCTGTGTGGTCTTAAGCACCTTCCCCGGGCTTCAGTTcatctccaaaatgtttggaccTTTAAGTTCTAGATCCTTTCTTTGgtctctccatctcttctctttccccatctctttctcccATTGTCTCCCTCATCTCAtccatctctttccttcttttccacaGTTTTACAGTCagctttttctttcattgctcTTTCACTCCTTTCCCCAGCTCATCTTTCTGTCTCATCTCTCCTCCACCCCAATTATCCATCCCCCTTTATTATTTATAATCCTCTTCTCTCAGTCTCCTTGtttctctccttgctattcctcatctGAATCTTATTACCATCCCCTCATTCTCCTAACCCAACTGACCCTGTACGGGCAAAGTTGGCCCAGTATCTCATCAAGCGACGGGCAAGGATTCTTTCAGAGCCAGTGTAGTTGAGTGTTGGTTCGAGGGGAAGGCCAAAGACAAACTCAATCTCATAGCCGTGGGGGACACCCATCCAGAGAGGCCAGGACAATGTAGAGGCTCGATGGTCAAAGACATAGGCATAAACACGAGCACCTTGTGCAGCAAGTCCTCCTGCTAGCTGGGCCACGGG is part of the Dromiciops gliroides isolate mDroGli1 chromosome 4, mDroGli1.pri, whole genome shotgun sequence genome and encodes:
- the SRRT gene encoding serrate RNA effector molecule homolog isoform X5, whose protein sequence is MGHSRFSLWEQLSQFGVIPGASGHFPASTMGDSDDEYDRRRRDKFRRERSDYDRSRERDERRRGDDWNDREWDRGRDRRSRGEYRDYDRNRRERFSPPRHELSPPQKRMRRDWDEHSSDPYHSGYEMPYAGGGGGPTYGPPQPWGHPDVHIMQHHVLPIQARLGSIAEIDLGVPPPVMKTFKEFLLSLDDSVDETEAVKRYNDYKLEFRRQQMQDFFLAHKDEEWFRSKYHPDEVGKRRQEARGALQNRLQVFLSLMDSGWFDNLLLDIDKADAIIKMLDAAVIKMEGGTEHDLRILDQEEEEEQSGKPGEPGKKEDGRGGLGLADGERKTDKDDKEDNKQTENDSMSDDKAKKPDGDGEKDEKKEEPEKEAKKSSKKRNRKHSGDDSFDEGSVSESESESESVQAEEEKDETDAAKEKEKPKEEDREKPKEKTKETLGLEFKPRPLHKTCSLFMRNIAPNIPRAEIISLCKKYPGFMRVALSEPQPERRFFRRGWVTFDRSVNIKEICWNLQNIRLRECELSPGVNRDLTRRVRNVNGITQHKQIVRNDIKLAAKLIHTLDDRTQLWGAESGTPPLPTSLPSQNPILKNITDYLIEEVSAEEEELLGNSGGGPPEEPPKEGNPAEINVERDEKLLKVLDKLLLYLRIVHSLDYYNTCEYPNEDEMPNRCGIIHVRGPVPPNRISHGEVVEWQKTFEEKLTPLLSVRESLSEDEAQKMGRKDPEQEVEKFVTSNTQELGKDKWLCPLSGKKFKGPEFVRKHIFNKHAEKIEEVKKEVAFFNNFLTDAKRPALPEVKPAQPPGPAQIIHVPVHAVLPPGLTGLPYPHQTPQGLMPYGQPRPPILGYGAAAVRPAVPTGGPPYGGPHAPYGAGRGNYDSFRGQGGYPGKPRNRMVRGDPRAIVEYRDLDAPEDVDFF
- the SRRT gene encoding serrate RNA effector molecule homolog isoform X8, producing MGHSRFSLWEQLSQFGVIPGASGHFPASTMGDSDDEYDRRRRDKFRRERSDYDRSRERDERRRGDDWNDREWDRGRDRRSRGEYRDYDRNRRERFSPPRHELSPPQKRMRRDWDEHSSDPYHSGYEMPYAGGGGGPTYGPPQPWGHPDVHIMQHHVLPIQARLGSIAEIDLGVPPPVMKTFKEFLLSLDDSVDETEAVKRYNDYKLEFRRQQMQDFFLAHKDEEWFRSKYHPDEVGKRRQEARGALQNRLQVFLSLMDSGWFDNLLLDIDKADAIIKMLDAAVIKMEGGTEHDLRILDQEEEEEQSGKPGEPGKKEDGRGGLGLADGERKTDKDDKEDNKQTENDSMSDDKAKKPDGDGEKDEKKEEPEKEAKKSSKKRNRKHSGDDSFDEGSVSESESESESVQAEEEKDETDAAKEKEKPKEEDREKPKEKTKETLGLEFKPRPLHKTCSLFMRNIAPNIPRAEIISLCKKYPGFMRVALSEPQPERRFFRRGWVTFDRSVNIKEICWNLQNIRLRECELSPGVNRDLTRRVRNVNGITQHKQIVRNDIKLAAKLIHTLDDRTQLWGAESGTPPLPTSLPSQNPILKNITDYLIEEVSAEEEELLGNSGGGPPEEPPKEGNPAEINVERDEKLLKVLDKLLLYLRIVHSLDYYNTCEYPNEDEMPNRCGIIHVRGPVPPNRISHGEVVEWQKTFEEKLTPLLSVRESLSEDEAQKMGRKDPEQEVEKFVTSNTQELGKDKWLCPLSGKKFKGPEFVRKHIFNKHAEKIEEVKKEVAFFNNFLTDAKRPALPEVKPAQPPGPAQSLTGLPYPHQTPQGLMPYGQPRPPILGYGAAAVRPAVPTGGPPYGGPHAPYGAGRGNYDSFRGQGGYPGKPRNRMVRGDPRAIVEYRDLDAPEDVDFF
- the SRRT gene encoding serrate RNA effector molecule homolog isoform X7, which produces MGHSRFSLWEQLSQFGVIPGASGHFPASTMGDSDDEYDRRRRDKFRRERSDYDRSRERDERRRGDDWNDREWDRGRDRRSRGEYRDYDRNRRERFSPPRHELSPPQKRMRRDWDEHSSDPYHSGYEMPYAGGGGGPTYGPPQPWGHPDVHIMQHHVLPIQARLGSIAEIDLGVPPPVMKTFKEFLLSLDDSVDETEAVKRYNDYKLEFRRQQMQDFFLAHKDEEWFRSKYHPDEVGKRRQEARGALQNRLQVFLSLMDSGWFDNLLLDIDKADAIIKMLDAAVIKMEGGTEHDLRILDQEEEEEQSGKPGEPGKKEDGRGGLGLADGERKTDKDDKEDNKQTENDSMSDDKAKKPDGDGEKDEKKEEPEKEAKKSSKKRNRKHSGDDSFDEGSVSESESESESVQAEEEKDETEDAAKEKEKPKEEDREKPKEKTKETLGLEFKPRPLHKTCSLFMRNIAPNIPRAEIISLCKKYPGFMRVALSEPQPERRFFRRGWVTFDRSVNIKEICWNLQNIRLRECELSPGVNRDLTRRVRNVNGITQHKQIVRNDIKLAAKLIHTLDDRTQLWGAESGTPPLPTSLPSQNPILKNITDYLIEEVSAEEEELLGNSGGGPPEEPPKEGNPAEINVERDEKLLKVLDKLLLYLRIVHSLDYYNTCEYPNEDEMPNRCGIIHVRGPVPPNRISHGEVVEWQKTFEEKLTPLLSVRESLSEDEAQKMGRKDPEQEVEKFVTSNTQELGKDKWLCPLSGKKFKGPEFVRKHIFNKHAEKIEEVKKEVAFFNNFLTDAKRPALPEVKPAQPPGPAQSLTGLPYPHQTPQGLMPYGQPRPPILGYGAAAVRPAVPTGGPPYGGPHAPYGAGRGNYDSFRGQGGYPGKPRNRMVRGDPRAIVEYRDLDAPEDVDFF
- the SRRT gene encoding serrate RNA effector molecule homolog isoform X9 — translated: MGDSDDEYDRRRRDKFRRERSDYDRSRERDERRRGDDWNDREWDRGRDRRSRGEYRDYDRNRRERFSPPRHELSPPQKRMRRDWDEHSSDPYHSGYEMPYAGGGGGPTYGPPQPWGHPDVHIMQHHVLPIQARPPDRAPPRLGSIAEIDLGVPPPVMKTFKEFLLSLDDSVDETEAVKRYNDYKLEFRRQQMQDFFLAHKDEEWFRSKYHPDEVGKRRQEARGALQNRLQVFLSLMDSGWFDNLLLDIDKADAIIKMLDAAVIKMEGGTEHDLRILDQEEEEEQSGKPGEPGKKEDGRGGLGLADGERKTDKDDKEDNKQTENDSMSDDKAKKPDGDGEKDEKKEEPEKEAKKSSKKRNRKHSGDDSFDEGSVSESESESESVQAEEEKDETEDAAKEKEKPKEEDREKPKEKTKETLGLEFKPRPLHKTCSLFMRNIAPNIPRAEIISLCKKYPGFMRVALSEPQPERRFFRRGWVTFDRSVNIKEICWNLQNIRLRECELSPGVNRDLTRRVRNVNGITQHKQIVRNDIKLAAKLIHTLDDRTQLWGAESGTPPLPTSLPSQNPILKNITDYLIEEVSAEEEELLGNSGGGPPEEPPKEGNPAEINVERDEKLLKVLDKLLLYLRIVHSLDYYNTCEYPNEDEMPNRCGIIHVRGPVPPNRISHGEVVEWQKTFEEKLTPLLSVRESLSEDEAQKMGRKDPEQEVEKFVTSNTQELGKDKWLCPLSGKKFKGPEFVRKHIFNKHAEKIEEVKKEVAFFNNFLTDAKRPALPEVKPAQPPGPAQIIHVPVHAVLPPGLTGLPYPHQTPQGLMPYGQPRPPILGYGAAAVRPAVPTGGPPYGGPHAPYGAGRGNYDSFRGQGGYPGKPRNRMVRGDPRAIVEYRDLDAPEDVDFF
- the SRRT gene encoding serrate RNA effector molecule homolog isoform X2 produces the protein MGHSRFSLWEQLSQFGVIPGASGHFPASTMGDSDDEYDRRRRDKFRRERSDYDRSRERDERRRGDDWNDREWDRGRDRRSRGEYRDYDRNRRERFSPPRHELSPPQKRMRRDWDEHSSDPYHSGYEMPYAGGGGGPTYGPPQPWGHPDVHIMQHHVLPIQARPPDRAPPRLGSIAEIDLGVPPPVMKTFKEFLLSLDDSVDETEAVKRYNDYKLEFRRQQMQDFFLAHKDEEWFRSKYHPDEVGKRRQEARGALQNRLQVFLSLMDSGWFDNLLLDIDKADAIIKMLDAAVIKMEGGTEHDLRILDQEEEEEQSGKPGEPGKKEDGRGGLGLADGERKTDKDDKEDNKQTENDSMSDDKAKKPDGDGEKDEKKEEPEKEAKKSSKKRNRKHSGDDSFDEGSVSESESESESVQAEEEKDETDAAKEKEKPKEEDREKPKEKTKETLGLEFKPRPLHKTCSLFMRNIAPNIPRAEIISLCKKYPGFMRVALSEPQPERRFFRRGWVTFDRSVNIKEICWNLQNIRLRECELSPGVNRDLTRRVRNVNGITQHKQIVRNDIKLAAKLIHTLDDRTQLWGAESGTPPLPTSLPSQNPILKNITDYLIEEVSAEEEELLGNSGGGPPEEPPKEGNPAEINVERDEKLLKVLDKLLLYLRIVHSLDYYNTCEYPNEDEMPNRCGIIHVRGPVPPNRISHGEVVEWQKTFEEKLTPLLSVRESLSEDEAQKMGRKDPEQEVEKFVTSNTQELGKDKWLCPLSGKKFKGPEFVRKHIFNKHAEKIEEVKKEVAFFNNFLTDAKRPALPEVKPAQPPGPAQIIHVPVHAVLPPGLTGLPYPHQTPQGLMPYGQPRPPILGYGAAAVRPAVPTGGPPYGGPHAPYGAGRGNYDSFRGQGGYPGKPRNRMVRGDPRAIVEYRDLDAPEDVDFF
- the SRRT gene encoding serrate RNA effector molecule homolog isoform X6, producing MGHSRFSLWEQLSQFGVIPGASGHFPASTMGDSDDEYDRRRRDKFRRERSDYDRSRERDERRRGDDWNDREWDRGRDRRSRGEYRDYDRNRRERFSPPRHELSPPQKRMRRDWDEHSSDPYHSGYEMPYAGGGGGPTYGPPQPWGHPDVHIMQHHVLPIQARPPDRAPPRLGSIAEIDLGVPPPVMKTFKEFLLSLDDSVDETEAVKRYNDYKLEFRRQQMQDFFLAHKDEEWFRSKYHPDEVGKRRQEARGALQNRLQVFLSLMDSGWFDNLLLDIDKADAIIKMLDAAVIKMEGGTEHDLRILDQEEEEEQSGKPGEPGKKEDGRGGLGLADGERKTDKDDKEDNKQTENDSMSDDKAKKPDGDGEKDEKKEEPEKEAKKSSKKRNRKHSGDDSFDEGSVSESESESESVQAEEEKDETEDAAKEKEKPKEEDREKPKEKTKETLGLEFKPRPLHKTCSLFMRNIAPNIPRAEIISLCKKYPGFMRVALSEPQPERRFFRRGWVTFDRSVNIKEICWNLQNIRLRECELSPGVNRDLTRRVRNVNGITQHKQIVRNDIKLAAKLIHTLDDRTQLWGAESGTPPLPTSLPSQNPILKNITDYLIEEVSAEEEELLGNSGGGPPEEPPKEGNPAEINVERDEKLLKVLDKLLLYLRIVHSLDYYNTCEYPNEDEMPNRCGIIHVRGPVPPNRISHGEVVEWQKTFEEKLTPLLSVRESLSEDEAQKMGRKDPEQEVEKFVTSNTQELGKDKWLCPLSGKKFKGPEFVRKHIFNKHAEKIEEVKKEVAFFNNFLTDAKRPALPEVKPAQPPGPAQSLTGLPYPHQTPQGLMPYGQPRPPILGYGAAAVRPAVPTGGPPYGGPHAPYGAGRGNYDSFRGQGGYPGKPRNRMVRGDPRAIVEYRDLDAPEDVDFF